Below is a window of Melospiza georgiana isolate bMelGeo1 chromosome 18, bMelGeo1.pri, whole genome shotgun sequence DNA.
ATTGCTGCTGAGATCAGCTCTTGATCAGTCCTGAGAACAACCAGGTTGGTTCcctccaggaaaaaaagctttAGGGTTCCTTCCCTCACCTTTGTGCTCTTAACcactgcagtgccacagcagagAGAGTTGGGACAGGtcctggctgtgtgcagcaaaGAGGAGCCCACTGTGTGAGGGATGCTGTGGGGACAGTAACTCACTGCCAGCACAAACTGTGACATCTGTCACAGCTAGAGACTCAGGGGACTCAGCTAGGCCAGCCCTCACTGAGCAGAGAATGTGATCCCTCCTAACCTGCTGGTAAACCTCTGTCCCAGGAGGCAATTACAAATGTCAGCACTGCTTGTTCTCCCTTAGCCTGGCTTCCTGGGTTGGCAAGTCTGGCCTTGCACCCTCTTACCACTGCCTGAACAGCTCTTCCAATAAAAGCACCCTGGCATCCAGCTCCAGTGTCACTATTTACAAACCTGCAACTTTATTCTAAGGGTCACCCAGGGGCTGTTCCTGGGTGGTGACTCACTCCCCAGCAGGGCCTAACTTGGCCATGTCTATGAGGCTCTGCAGCGAGGTGGGCACCCAGATCTTGCACAGAGGCCTCACTTGGCCATTCCAATGAGGCTCTGCAGCAAGATGGCACCCAGATGGTCTCTCCTTGCACAGAGGCCTCACTTGGCCATTTCAATGAGGCTCTGAAGCAAGGTGGGCACCCAGATCTCTTGCACAGAGGCCTCACTTGGCCATTTCAATGAGGCTCTGAAGCAAGGTGGGCACCCAGGGTGGTCTCCCCTTGCACAGAGGCCTCACTTGGCCATGTCAATGAGGCTCTGCAAGGTGGGCACCCAGGGTGGTCTCCCCTTGCACACAGGCCTCACTTGGCCATGTCAATGAGGCTCTGCAGCGAGGTGGGCACCCAGGTCTTCTCCCCTTGCACGAACACCACGCCCCTGTCGATGTAGATGACGATCCTGCCGAAGGTGTAGAGCTGCTTGCCCTCGTGCCTCTTGCCGATGACGGGCATGAAGACGATGTTGTGCTCCTCGGCCTTGGTCTGGATGAGGTCCTTGAAGTTCATGGGCACGGAGCCGGCGGCGGCGCCGATGCCGCGCTGGGCCATGTTCTCGGCCTCGCGCCGCTCCTGCATGGCCTCGTACTGGAAGTCCTTGCGCCGCTCCGTGTGCGTCAGGTACGCGATGTTCTCCCGGGCACCCGGCTGCATGTACCCACCTGGGGGAGAGAATGGGGAGAAAACCATCCTGAGCTGCTCACCTCCATCCAGGACATGAATTGGAGTGTGGTGGTCAAGTGTGGGCTCAGAAAGGGAGCTCTCAGTTTGGAAAGAGGGCAAATATCAGGTGCTGCTCTCTCAGGCACGTCCTTCTCTTTTATGCCATGTAACTCCCAACTATCACTTTTAGATAGCAGGGAGAAGCATGTGGAAGGGAACTGCTGGCTCCCTTCACCTCATCATAAAGAAAAAAGCACCCAGTAATGACAGCTTTAGAAGTCAAGCCCTAAAGGATGATGTCTGACTGACAGGGCAAGGCTGGAAGAGGATCAGTTGTTCAGTGGCCCAGGAAGCCACCAAAAATCTGCTTCATTGCAGTCCACAACTATTGAGCAGCACCTCAGAGTTGTTCTTTAAGGACAGAGCAAGGCAGAGCCCACTGACTTTTACTCATGTGAGTTCCTGCCATGCTGCCCCAATCAgcctcccagtgctgccagcccagagcagcagagccaccccCACGAGCCACCTACCCACGCTGGAGGACACAGCCCTGTTCATGATGTCAAGGGCTTCGTTGAACTTGTCTTTGATGGAGGGATGTGCCAGCACCTGGTCTGAGAACATGGACTTCCAGCCCAGGTACCACTTGGTGATCTCTTCGTAGTTGGGGCTGTTACTGAGCCAAGAGCAGAGCACCTGCAGAGCAAGGGACAGGTCAAAGGCAGCACGGGGATGTCTGTGCAGGAGAAGACCCTCtgccacagaatcccagagtcATTTAACATGGGAAAGACTCCACGAGTATCGAGTCCTATGTGTGACCAATCACCTCCTTGTCAGAGCACTGAGTCCCACATCCAGgcattccttggacacctccagagATGGGAACAccaccatctccctgggcagccccctCCAGTGCCCGAAGACCCTTTTGAtgaggaaattcctcctgatgtcaAACTTAAATCTCTCCTAGCATAATTTACCACTTGGTTTATTACTGTCAGTAAAAGGAGGAACTGTTCCAATGACTACTGAGCTGTGAGTGGgaaccagcccagctcagcaccagggtAGCAATTCCTGGACAGGAATCACTAAAACACTCCCCAGTTAATCAAACCTCTTTCCTCAGCCCTCAGTGTCTCACCTGCAGCCACTTTGGGAAGAAATGTTTCTCCAGCAGCCCAACGAGGCTGGAGACAGAAATCATCCCCTCCCAGTCGATCACCCAGTAAAAAGCATCCATGTGCTGCTGGTGAGGGTTGATGATGAGCTCATTCAGACACATtcctgggaaaggagaggaCAGTTAGAAAAGAGCCTCACGCTGTTTTATCAGTGCCCTGACCTCTTTCACCACCAACACACAGAACTTGAGCAGCACCTTCTTGTTATCCTAAAGAACAGTGGGGATCTTTGGCTGATCCTGCCACAAAGTGGTGCATTTCCACTCCCAGGGATTACAATTTGCAGCCAGAGATGAGAAACAGAAAGCACTTGACTATTTTTTAACCTTTGAGCCACTTTGCCTCACAAAACTCATGGTGAAACCTTAAAACAGACCAAGGAATTCAAGAGTAACAGAGAGACATCTTACAGGCCGGTCCTACCTGACAGCTCTCAGATATTCCTACCAGCTGGAGATGGatgatttataaaaaaataagacaGAAAACCTAGAGAATAACCAGAGTAAGTCATTGTATTTTTCTAATCTTTCTGCTTCTGCTCAGAAAATCAGAGGCAAGCTTGGTCTAATTTCATTAACATCAATCTCTGATGCAACACTGGCACCCACATTAGCAAGGATCTTTGCTTTCGTGGGGAAGGCACCACTGCCAGCACTGTCTATTGTCTCACCGAGTTTAGGCACGATGTTCTTGACCATGAAAGCCTCCCAGGAGCCAGGAGTGAACACATCCTTCCAGGGCTGGAGGATCAGCTTGGCAGAGGAGTCGCTGGGGTGCCACTTCTGCAGGGCATTGGCCAGCTTGTTGCGGATGGGCGAGTAGAGCGGCTCCAGGCGCGCCTGCATCAGCGGCAGCCAGGGGTGGATCCACGAGTGGATTGGCACAGTGTCCGTCAGAGGGTTCCAGCTCTCCACCTTGGGGCACAACAGCAAAGATTAACTCAAtccagccaccagcagcaagTTTTCATGAAGCATAAAGAGCTCTGATGCAACCCCCGACTCCTCAGTTCATCAGCAGAGGTTGCACACTGGTGTTTGGGAGTTCCAGCTGGAATTCAAACACTGGTTCAGAGCGTGGCTTTGCTCCCCCCTGCCCTCTTCTCTCACCTCCTTCTGCAGCTTGGGGAAGATGAGCTGATCCAGAATGTTATCCAGTATCCACACAGGGACAACGTTCACCCAGCTATCCAAGAAATCCACCATGGATCCACAGTTCCTCGGCTGCCACCGCGCCACGATGTTCCTGACATATGGCATCCAGATCTCCCACATCAGTCTGCCAAGAAACCCCAAATAAATCAAAGTGAAGCTCAAAGCTACAGCCTGGGCCTAAATAAACTAAATGGGAGCAGTTAGTTAAAGCTGCTTATTTTCTATAGCTGCAAACTGGATTTTAACAGGCCCAGCAAGGGAATCCTCAGGAAAAGCTCCCATGTGTCTGCTCTTTTCTATCCCCGAGGAAGCAGCACAGGAAGATGATGCACAAAGTACAAATCATTTGTTCCTTACCTGTGGAAAGCATCTGTTGACAGGTCCTGCCCACTGTGGGATAACAGCTGATCATTTTCCAGAAGGCTCTTCCACTTGGCTATGATCTCTGTGCCGTATGTACAGTCCTGGGAATGACAGGGCACAAATGGTCTGTATCCCTTCCCATTAATTCCAGCTGGgatctgcacagagcaggctgagggTGTGCTGTGCCTTTTCACCTCCTCTCAGGGCAAGCCAGGAGCTTGCAGTCTTAATTCCAGAATCCCACAATCATTGAAGTTGGAAAAGAACTCCCAGACCACTGAGCCCAACCTGTGCCCctccccaccttgtcaccagcccagagcagcgaGTGCCACATCTGTAATTTCTTAAATGACTTTTAGTAAAGTCCTGCCAGAGAAAAATCCCACCTTACAATATTAAcacacctgcagggagaggaCAGTCTGAACTTTTCCAGGTGTACAGAGAGATCCAGACTCTATTCCAGCCTAAATGGCACTGAGGACAGACTGTGCATCTCTGATACCTGACAGAGAAACCTCTCCTGCTTTTGCTAAAAAAACAACAGCTAGAGATTTGTTTTTCACCAAATTTTTCATCCCAACACTCATAAAAGAGATTGGTTTTAACCTTACAGACTCCTAAATTTTTACCCAGCAAATGTCTGAGAGTGGGGACAGTAGAGAGTTTgattttgtctcttttctttttctccagacTGATCAGGAATTTAGAATCCCAGAACCTCAGATTGGTTTGGatttgaagggaccttaaagttcagCATGAGATGAGCtacttgccatgggcaggatcacctcccactagaccacACTTGGGACAAGGTAACAAAGATGACTGGAGCCATCAAGTGAGAGCTGCAGATAACTCAAACCAACACACACCTTGAGGGGATCCCAGTTCTTGAAGTATTCCTTCATGAGAGGATAAACTATGGCCACTGCCAGGTCCACCCTGTCTGACATCCTGTACTCCTCGTAGTACTTGTCCTGCAGGGTCTCAAAGATCTTTGCACACTCATCCAGGGTCAGAGGGTTCTCACAGCCCGGCTGCATCCGCCTCTCACACTCCTCCACCATGTCCAGCACCTTGCTGAGGTTGCTGATGGCCTTCTCCTCGTGGGACAGCACCTCAGCCATCTTCTGGATCTCGTGGCTGAGGTTGACCACCATGTCCCTCTCGTACTGCAGCTGCCGGTCGCTCTGGATGATCTCCTGCTCCGTGATGTCGATGAGCAGCTGCAGGTTGTGCTCCAGCTCAGGCAGGGCAAAGCCCTGGGGCTTGGAGTCcttgcccaggggctgctgggggctgtCATCAGGGATGTTGTGCTTGTGGCTGATCTGGCTGTAGCTGTAATAAACCTTCTGCTCCCGGCCCGTCATGTCGATCACCTGCCAGCACACAGAACAAATTCTCTAACAAAAAACTCTCAGCttcaaaaaatgagaaaatccCTGACTCCAAATTGAAATCTGGAGATTTCCAAGGACCTTAATTACTCCAGGAGGCTGCTAACATACACTGTGTGAGAACAAGGGGATTGCCTCCACAATGGCCTTCTCCAGACACAACGAGTCAGAACAAATAAGAGACAATCTCCTCACCTCATCCAAGTTTCATGGAATGATTCTACAAGCAGTGATCTTGCCATTAGTTACTGCACTTAGAACTTCCATAATTTTATAAAGATACTTTAATATCAGATTCATATTATTGAGTTCCCTTACTGTCCCTTTGAGGTAGAAGATGGTTCAAACAATCCCAAAAAGGACAACTGTGCTTTCAGAAGAGGGTGAGTGTTGATTATGACAAATGTGAAACAATTAAACTTAAATTGCAATTAACCCTCTACACATACTGACATTTAATCTAATTTGTCACCACATCCAGGTGACACAGAGCTGTTACATGTTTCAGGGATCAGCTCCATGAGGCTGCACAGGCAGTTCCTAGGACTGGCTTTACTGAGGTTACCGGTGCCTAAAATGTGCTGCTGACACCAAAGGGCCCAAACTGTTCCTCAGGGGTCACCTCTTGGCTTATCAACCTCACCTTGACCTGGGACAGCTCCTTCTGAGGGGCTGCAAGCTGCTTGCTGATCCTGCCCTTGGCTTTCAGCTCTTCCACTGTCTTGTAGCTGTACTTGGGCTTTTTCTTGCCTCCATTCGGGTCCTTCCGCCACTGGCTGAGCTCCTTCTGAAATTCCTGGACAAAAATAGTAGAGTTGAGGTGGCTGCTCTTTGTCACACCCCAAATCTGCCTCTTCTTACAGGAAAATAACCACCAGATCAATGAGGAATGTGTACAGGAAATAAATGCAAAGTGGAATAGCTCATGCCAAGCCAACCTGGATGCTGTGGGCCAGTCACCCACCCTATGGATTAAATGAACAGGATGTTTCtgatctttttttaaatttaaacaaaagaCAAAGATTATTTATGTGGGGGACTCCTCAAAAGAGGGATTCTAGCAAAGCTACTGAAATAGAGTGAGCCAGAAACAACAAAGAACATTATAGTGACAAGGAAGATCTGCCTAAACAAAATCAATGTGCTCTGTTTGGCTTCATCTAAAATGAGCCCAAACAGTTTTCTCTGACACAGAAAttaagaaaactgaattttgcacacacagcacagcagggaaacaGCAAGAACCCCAGAAATACCTCCTCAGCTTCCTCTTCTGAGTCCACCACAGGGAAGTCCTGCAAGGACTGCGTGGTCCTCTCGGAGCCGTAAGCGCCCACAGCACCTTTGCCTTTCCTCTGCTTGGCCTCGATGGGGTTGATGATTCCTGGCAGGATGGGAATGGGGTCAGCAGGAGCAGTTTGTGTGCTGGGAGAGAGCTGAACAGCCAGGCTTTCCCTGTGAGTTGCCAGATCAGCACCAACACCCTCCCTGGCACTTCTTTAAGGAATCCAACCTCTCCCCCAAATCTCCAGTTAATAATTATAAACCACCAAACACACTGACAGTACCTTGAGCATTCTTCCCCAGACCCCTTCCAGGGACATATCCCATCTTCTGGAGAAGCTTCTGCCCAATTCCTTTAGTGTGTCTCTCCCAGCTGCCAAAATCCACAAAGGACTTGGAGCCTCCTACGAAGCCTTTctggctgggcttgaaattTCCACCCTGtcaaaaacaaacacaggctTCAAATAACCAAAGTGTGCAAAACTCCCCTCAGAAGGTTCTTCCCACACCGCCCAGCTCACTGGAACCTTGCTTGCGCATCCATGAAGCACCTGTGGAGATCCCTGAAATTCCTCagatgggaaaggaaaatcctgaaaaaacTCTGGCTGACAACCTGACAGCTCTCAGGATCCACCACCAGATTTAGCTGAAGCTGATTCCTAATTCTTTCAggttttaattgaaaataagaGCTTGAGTTTTAATCTATAACATGCCTGGATTTGTCTGTTCTGtgaaagtagaaaaataaagtCTCTGAAAGGCAGGAAACCACAGGAATTCTCTCCTTTAAACCTCCATTGGCCAAAGGGGATattgagaaaaatgaaaggacTGATTCCTAAGGACACACAGTTATTATATAAATGTACAGTTGTACCAATGATTTATTAtcctgatttttgttttatcaATGATACAAAATCCAGAGCAAACACTTCCCTTAATGACACATTTGGGTCTCTGGTTTAATTATTCCTCCATTTTTTTTGTACTCTATTACAGCTTCGCTGCCCTCAACCACAGCCTGAATTTCATAAACATAAACCAGAGAACAGCAAATTTCCTGGAGAACTCACTGTCTTTAACTTCTTGGGCACAAACTCCTTGGGAATCTCCTCCTGCTTCACAGGCTTCTCATCATCATCCGAGTCCTCATCCGAGAGCTCCTCGGCCGCCGCCTTCCTCAGCCCAGCGCTCACAAAGCTCACGGGGGCCGAGTAATCCCTGGAGCTGCAAAACGAGAGGGAATCCTGCTCattcctgcaggagcctggggGCTGCCGTGCCTTACACCCCCCAAAAACGCGATATTAAAGGCTGTCGAGCTGTTTAACCTtgcttttgccaggcaatccCCATCCTCACGCCAGCGCTgcagggagagagcacagggaaaATCTCTACAGGTGAGGGGGTCCCGAGGGCAGCCCGGGCAGGTGTTCACAgtctggaaaggcccagggaaCGGGGGGAAAGCTCCAGGGAATGGAGGGGAGCTCCAAGGAACGGGGGAAAAGCTCCAGGGAATGATGGAGCTCCAGGGGACGGGGAAGATCCAGGGAATGGGGGGGGATCTCCAGAGAATAGGGAGGATTCAGGCAACGAGGGGAAGCTCCAGGGAACGGGGGAGCTCCAGGGAACGAGGAGGATCCAGGGAACGGAGGGAAGCTCCAGGGAACGGAGGGAAGCTCCAGGGGTCCCTGAGCGGGCCGAGGGTCCCAGCCCGGCCGTACCGCTTCCCTCCGAAGCTGGGCCGCTCCTCGTCCGAGTCGCGCTCGGCCCACACGCCGTAGGTCGCCTCCTCCTTGGTCTGGCGGTGTCGCTGCCGGTGCGGGTTGAATTCGTTCTGCAGGTCCCAGTCCGACACCTCGAAGCTCTCCATCTCCACGCCATCGTCTCCGTCCGTGCCGTACAGGTGCGACATCGACATGGTGGCACCGCCGCGATGCCCCGGCCCGCTCAGGGACCACAAATCCCCTCGGGAACTCCTGACCCAAGACCCCCGGCTCCCTCAGGAATTCCCGACCCGggacccccggccccgctcacgAACCCCAGCAccggccgcggccgccccgccaCAGCGGATGCGCCCCATTCACTTCCGCAGCGCGCAAGCCCCGCCCCGAACCATAGAGTTGTCAGGAGCGCCGCCTTGTGGCCCGGCCGTGTACAGGAGGCGGAGCCCGCGcgattaataattaaaatattaaatatcaaATCAACACTTTAATGGTGTCCAACACCGTTGatggggggaggggggagggggGCATATATTAACTCTGCAATAGCCTCTGCAGGGTCGGGGATGGGTTAGGGCGGAGGGCACACGCACCAcaaaggctctgcagggccagggggcaGTTCCTGACCCTGGGAGTGGGGAACAGCAGGACCGGGGCGGCTCTTCCCGATCCCAGGAATACGGAACAGCGGGGATGGGAGGGCTGTTCCCCACACCGGGAACGGGGAACAGATCACGAGACACAAACGCGATGTACAGAGTCCTCCAGCCACGGCACATGTAATGTCCTGCCATGCCGTCCCCCCACCAGCCCGGGTTTCCACAGCTGCATTCCCCACAGAGCGCTGGGACCGGCCGGGGACGTTCCCGCCGTGGAGCACGTTTGGCCTTtgcaaataaatgcaaatacatTCCTGGAGCGCAGTCATTTGGCAACAGTAGGAGCAAGCAATATGCTTGGAGAACAGATTTCCACGGGCCCACTGCACACTTCGTCCTTCTCGGGCAAACAACAGGCCATTGGCAGCGTTCTGGAAGAGACAAAACACACAACCTCAGGGGCAGGGTCCCCTCAGGAGCAGGATCCTCTTGGGAAAGATATCCTTGGGAAAAGGATCCCCTCTCAGGGAAAGGATCCCCTTAGGGAAGGATCCCCTCAGGAGCAGGATCTCCTCAGGGGCAGAATTTCCTCTGGGGAAGGATCCTCTGAGGACCAGGATTTCCTCAGGGGCAGAATCTCCTCAGGGAAGGATCTCCTCTGGTAAGAGGATCCCCTCAGGAATAAGATCCCCTTGGGAGCAGGATCCTCTTAGGAATAGGATCTCCTCAAGAATAGGATCCCCTCAGACCAGGATCCCCTTGGGATCAGGATCCCCTCAGACTAGCACAGCAAGGCCTGACTGAGGGTTTAAAGCCCCTGTGACACACAAAATGCCCAGAAAGGAACCAATTCTCAGCCCAGGACAAGGGAACACACAATTCCTGATCTTCCCTCAGTGCTTCTGATCTTTTTCTAGCCCAGCCATCTGCTTGTACACAGAAAGTTGCTCTTAAAGGATCAGTTTTAGTGCCAAGAATGGTATTTTATGCTTTAGCATGGAGGAAGAACATCCAACACATCAACAGTTgtctctggagcagcagcccaaggcagcagctttgttttccatcatgttttcctttgttttctatCCCCTTCCTCAGGTCCATGGCACGTCTTTGGaggcagctggggagcagctcagctcatcCACACATTCcatgtgtccctgctgcccgcGGGGACGGGCTGCAATAGCCCTCCCAGGCGGCTGAGTTTCATTTTGCAGCTTTAATCCCGTTCCCAGAGCTCAGGAAAAGAATTCCTTACAAATGGTCCCACTCAGCAGCATTGTGTGGGAAGATCTGAGGCGACTGTGAGGGATCTCTGTGAGGGAACCCCAGCTGATCCACAGAAATCACACAAACCAAGTGCTGGTCCTGGAGCAACACAGGCAGATTTGCCCAAATTCCAAAATTAAGTAAACAGGGTCTTACCTGGAAATCATTAATTTTCTTAGTGAGAAGATGATGTGTTCTGAGTCACCTGGAAGAGCCCCAGAAGAGAAGGGTCAGCTCTGGGCCAGCATTccccagggaaggcagcagcgACCAGGTACCCTGGTGTGtcccaaacccccaaaccctcAGGGTGCTCTTACCTGCAGGTGACCTTTGAGATTGGCCGGTGTTTTATAATCCCCCTTTAAAACCTGTGGGAAAGAGAACCTGGAGTGACCCCCTGGGGCAGTGGAACCACCTCTGGGTCACTGCTGTCAGCCATTCCCAGCCTTCCAGGGAAAAAGCTGCACCTTGagtgctctgtcctgctctctCCAAAAcagacatggaggggctggagcgtgtccagagaagggaacagatctggagaaggggctggagcagctgagggagctgggaaggggctcagcctggggaaaaggaggctcagggaggaccttgtggctctgcacaactccctgagaggaggggacagcctggaaggggtcaggctctgctcccagggaacagggacaggaggagaggaaactgcatcaaactgtgccaggagaggctcaggttggacagcaggaggaatttcctcatgaaaagggtggtcagggaggtttggagttcccatccctggaggtgtccacgGAACATGCTccatgtggcactcagtgccctgGTGGGGAGGACTTGATGGTTCTGGGAGGCCTTTCCCAACCTGAATGactctggaattctgtgattctgtgattctgtttttcctgtgtgaATCTGTTTCCCTCTGTTCCATCCCAACCCGGCTCAGGAGCTTCCCTTGCTCTGGAGGGCTCAGTGAGCTTCCCTTGCTTCCCAACCCGGCTCAGGAGCTTCCCTTGCTCTGGAGGGCTCTGTGAGCTTCCCTTGCATCCCAACCTGGCTCAGGAGCTTCCCTTGCTCCAGAGGGCTCGGTGAGCTTCCCTTGCTTCCCAACCTGGCTCAGGAGCTTCCCTTGCTCTGGAGGGCTCTGTGAGCTTCCCTTGCTTCCCAACCCGGCTCGGGAGCTTCCCTTGTTCCGGAGGGCTCGGTGAGCTTCCCTTGCTTCCCAACCTGGCTCGGTGAGCTTCCCTTGCTTCCCAACCTGGCTCAGGAGCTTCCCTTGCTCTGGAGGGCTCTGTGAGCTTCCCTGGCTTCCCAGCCTGGCTCGGGAGCTTCCCTTGCTCCGGAGGGCCCGGTGAGCCCCTGGCCTGTCCcctgcacagcagtgccactCACCCTGTGCGTGTTGTTGACAACCAGGGGGTCGGGGTGGCCGTAGTTGGGGGGGTTGGCGTAGGGGTCGtagcccagcctggccagcatGGGCGCGATGTGGGCCATGTCCTGCAGCACATCCCCCGGGATGTGCCCGATCCATTTGGATAACGCCTCCATGTTCACCGGCTTGATCACCTGGTCTGTTGACCTCTCTATcctggggaaaaataaaggaaaaaaaaacaaagcacacaaTGGTTGGATTTCATgcatgtgctgggctcacacacAGCTCGTTGCCACCTCCACAGAGAACCACAGGATGGGATCTGAAATCCATCTTAAATCCCATCCTGTTCTACtccctcccatgggcagggacacctaccactatcccaggttgctccaaatcctgtcccacctggccttgggcacttcctTGAGTGGGGTAGCCACGGTGGGGTAGCTgtccctcacagccctgctctggggaagcAGACCCTGGCAAGGGGTTCCACAGCCCCAGAGGCTAGATCCTTCTGTTTACAATCATGGAATCGTTGAGGCTGGAAAAACCCTCTAAGACAAGTGAGTCCAACCATTTCCTCAGCACTCCTaaggccaccactaacccatgtccccagctgccacatccacacagcttttaaattcCTTCAGGGATGATGACTCTACCACCATTCTGTTCTAATGCTTAATTACCCTTTCAGGGAaggaatttccttttttatccaacctaaacttcctctggcacaacttgaggctgCTTCCTCTTTTCTTACAGGAGGGATCTATCCTTCAGTGGGATAGAGGGTTTCACCTTGACACCTTTGCTTATCAGAGGAAAACAATATAAGATGTGTGGGCTGTAGCACAGATACACCTGGTGACCCCTATGAATATTCAAAACCTGATCTAAGCAGCCTGGACCAATTTACTCTGAGCAAACAGGGAAGTAGAGCTGGCTGCAGTCCCAGAGCATCCTGGAAAactggagcagctgcacatcccCCCGTGGCTCCTGTGCCCTCACCACCAGGGCACCATCAACTGATACGGAGACTTGGATAATTCCCTCACACGGCTGATTAAATTTTGCTAAGCCTGACTTAAGCCTCCatttagaaaagaaacagcattaaaagaggaagagaaagtgGGAGAAGGCAAACACCCCCTACACATGGAAAGGGCAGGAGGGAGTGCTGGGTGTGCCTCCACTGGGCAGGTAT
It encodes the following:
- the TFIP11 gene encoding tuftelin-interacting protein 11; translated protein: MSMSHLYGTDGDDGVEMESFEVSDWDLQNEFNPHRQRHRQTKEEATYGVWAERDSDEERPSFGGKRSRDYSAPVSFVSAGLRKAAAEELSDEDSDDDEKPVKQEEIPKEFVPKKLKTGGNFKPSQKGFVGGSKSFVDFGSWERHTKGIGQKLLQKMGYVPGRGLGKNAQGIINPIEAKQRKGKGAVGAYGSERTTQSLQDFPVVDSEEEAEEEFQKELSQWRKDPNGGKKKPKYSYKTVEELKAKGRISKQLAAPQKELSQVKVIDMTGREQKVYYSYSQISHKHNIPDDSPQQPLGKDSKPQGFALPELEHNLQLLIDITEQEIIQSDRQLQYERDMVVNLSHEIQKMAEVLSHEEKAISNLSKVLDMVEECERRMQPGCENPLTLDECAKIFETLQDKYYEEYRMSDRVDLAVAIVYPLMKEYFKNWDPLKDCTYGTEIIAKWKSLLENDQLLSHSGQDLSTDAFHRLMWEIWMPYVRNIVARWQPRNCGSMVDFLDSWVNVVPVWILDNILDQLIFPKLQKEVESWNPLTDTVPIHSWIHPWLPLMQARLEPLYSPIRNKLANALQKWHPSDSSAKLILQPWKDVFTPGSWEAFMVKNIVPKLGMCLNELIINPHQQHMDAFYWVIDWEGMISVSSLVGLLEKHFFPKWLQVLCSWLSNSPNYEEITKWYLGWKSMFSDQVLAHPSIKDKFNEALDIMNRAVSSSVGGYMQPGARENIAYLTHTERRKDFQYEAMQERREAENMAQRGIGAAAGSVPMNFKDLIQTKAEEHNIVFMPVIGKRHEGKQLYTFGRIVIYIDRGVVFVQGEKTWVPTSLQSLIDMAK